One window of the Rosa rugosa chromosome 3, drRosRugo1.1, whole genome shotgun sequence genome contains the following:
- the LOC133735803 gene encoding uncharacterized protein LOC133735803, whose product MSRRQTEASKRPREESSSGPVRKIHSERNVDLVRATSYPPLVTLRAYISSRGLTNLASKNDAFDESCVRDFYRGFPPAKPTIKEVVVKIRKKQITLSPAFIQDFLDLPHISEDEIEKFEDKYNELTLPYLAEHVLESKDAYKSRVGQKVHQGDFPQPYRTFWQFVRRNISPHTQKSEIPTVGGNILVLMVANEILIPFALIIYEAIISCAYGSPRSQLVFPCLISRICKTKKVPQMSRDDKWLKAYSPLDDEAILRSEAQITNARHGTPSSSSIPTPSSIPTSFSLSSFDISTLKGRDARLLARLQIRQNEEIMRGIGTIMARLDLMGAPPAPIGPSFVPPSGDMDVDDDENGNDDDGEDA is encoded by the coding sequence ATGTCAAGACGTCAAACCGAAGCGAGCAAGAGGCCTAGGGAAGAATCCTCCTCCGGCCCCGTGAGGAAGATTCATTCTGAACGGAATGTTGACTTGGTTAGAGCCACCTCCTATCCTCCTCTTGTCACTCTTAGGGCTTATATTTCATCTAGAGGGTTGACCAACTTAGCTTCCAAAAATGATGCATTTGATGAAAGTTGTGTTAGAGACTTCTATAGGGGTTTTCCTCCGGCTAAGCCTACTATTAAGGAAGTTGTGGTTAAGATTCGAAAGAAGCAAATCACACTCAGTCCGGCATTCATTCAAGATTTTCTTGATTTGCCACATATTTCGGAGGATGAAATAGAAAAATTTGAGGACAAATACAATGAGTTAACACTACCTTATCTTGCGGAGCATGTGCTAGAGAGTAAAGATGCATATAAGAGTAGAGTTGGCCAAAAAGTTCATCAAGGTGATTTTCCTCAACCTTATCGAACCTTTTGGCAATTTGTTAGGAGAAATATTAGTCCTCACACCCAAAAGTCCGAGATCCCTACGGTTGGTGGCAACATTCTTGTTCTTATGGTAGCGAATGAGATTCTTATCCCATTTGCCCTTATTATCTATGAGGCCATCATTTCGTGTGCTTATGGTTCGCCTAGGAGCCAATTAGTCTTTCCTTGTCTCATCTCACGCATTTGTAAGACCAAAAAGGTTCCACAAATGTCACGTGACGATAAGTGGCTCAAGGCTTATTCTCCATTAGATGATGAAGCCATTCTTAGGAGTGAGGCCCAAATTACCAATGCTAGACATGGTaccccatcttcttcctccattccCACTCCATCTAGCATTCCCACTAGCTTTTCTTTGAGTTCCTTTGACATTTCAACTTTGAAAGGTCGGGATGCTAGATTATTGGCACGCCTTCAAATCCGTCAAAATGAGGAAATAATGAGAGGAATTGGTACTATCATGGCTCGGCTTGATTTGATGGGAGCTCCACCGGCTCCTATAGGTCCCTCCTTTGTACCACCTTCTGGCGACAtggatgttgatgatgatgagaaTGGCAATGACGATGATGGGGAGGATGCTTGA